In Candidatus Polarisedimenticolia bacterium, the genomic window CAGCCTGATGGCCCTCAAGCACATCCTGGCGAAGGAGGACCAGCCTTCCAGCGCCCGGGAGATTGCGCAGGCCTACGGCATCCCCTTCGAGGTCCTCGCCAAGCTGCTTCAGAAGCTCGCGCGGAAAGGCTTTCTCGTCTCCCAGCATGGCACCAAGGGGGGATACTCGCCGGGGAGAAGCTCCGGGTCCCTGACGGTCCTCGACGTGCTCGAGGCCATCGAAGGCCCATTGGCGCTGCTCGATTGCTCCAATCCGCGCAAAGGCCCCTGCGACCAGGAGAAGAGCTGCTCCGTCCGGAGGCCCCTGGCGCGCGTCGAGCAGAAGGTGCTGGATCTGCTCGGGAAGACCACCCTCCGTGAAATCTGAGAATCGGATGGAAACCGTGGAGAACCCGCGAATCTACATGGATCACCACGCCACCACGCCCGTCGACCCGGACGTGGTGGCCGCCATGCTGCCCACCTTCACCGAAGAGTTCGGCAACGCCGCCAGCAGGACGCACGCCTACGGCTGGAAGGCCCTCGAGGCGGTGGAGGCGGCTCGCGAGACGATCGCCCGGCTCGTCGGTGCCGGACCGGTGGAAATCGTCTTCACCAGCGGCGCCACCGAATCGGACAACCTGGCAATCTTCGGGGCGGCGCAGATGCTCTCCGAACGGGGCCGCCATATCGTGACCGGATCCACCGAGCATCCGGCGGTGCTGGATTGCTGCCGCCGGCTGGAGAAGATCGGTTTCGAGGTCACCTATCTCCCGGTGGATCGCACCGGGATGGTCTCGCCCGACTCTCTGCGCGCCGCACTGCGTCCCGACACCATCCTGATCAGCCTGATGGCCGCCAACAACGAGGTGGGGACGCTGCATCCGGTGGGCGAAATCGGGAAGATCGCGAAGGAGAAAGGGGTTGTATTCCACTGCGATGCAGCCCAGGCGGCGGGCAGGATTCCCCTCGACGTGGAGGCCATGGGAATCGACCTGCTGTCCTTCACGGCCCACAAGATGTACGGGCCGAAGGGCGTCGGCGCCCTGTACGTGCGCAAGCGCAATCCGCGCGTCCGCCTGATGCCGCAGATCTACGGCGGCGGACACGAGCGGGGAATGCGCTCGGGGACCCTGAACGTCCCGGGCATCGTGGGCTTCGCCAAAGCCTGCGAGATTGCCGCCCGGGTCATGCCGGAGGAGGCGGTGTTCCTTGCTGGGCTGCGGGACCGGCTGCACCACCGCATCGAGGCGGAGCTCGAGGAGGTCGCCCTGAACGGCCATCCCGTCCAGCGCCTTCCGAACAACCTGAACCTGAGCTTCGCCTACGTTGAAGGAGAATCGCTCATGATGGCCCTGAACGGCGTGGCGGTCTCCTCGGGCTCGGCCTGCACTTCCGCCAGCCAGGAGCCCTCGCACGTCCTGAAGGCGATGGGGGTGAGCGACGATTTGATCCATACCTCGCTGCGCTTCGGCCTCGGACGCTTCAACACGCGCGAAGAGGTGGATCAGGTGAGCGAGAAGGTGATCGCGAGCGTCCGGAAGCTGCGTGAGATCTCGCCGCTTTACGAGGCGTCGCGCCGCCGGGGAGGGAGGAGCCATGCGGGCGCGTCCCGTTGAGCCCGGCGATCAGGTGATGGCCCGCTGCGCCGACCTGCCGAAGGCGGGCAGCTTCGACCCCAAGGATCCCGATGTCGGGACCGGCGTCGCCGGCAGCATGGCGTCGGGCGACCTGGTGAAGATCCAGCTGCGGATCCGCAGGGAGAGGATCCAGCAGGCCCGTT contains:
- a CDS encoding IscS subfamily cysteine desulfurase, translating into MENPRIYMDHHATTPVDPDVVAAMLPTFTEEFGNAASRTHAYGWKALEAVEAARETIARLVGAGPVEIVFTSGATESDNLAIFGAAQMLSERGRHIVTGSTEHPAVLDCCRRLEKIGFEVTYLPVDRTGMVSPDSLRAALRPDTILISLMAANNEVGTLHPVGEIGKIAKEKGVVFHCDAAQAAGRIPLDVEAMGIDLLSFTAHKMYGPKGVGALYVRKRNPRVRLMPQIYGGGHERGMRSGTLNVPGIVGFAKACEIAARVMPEEAVFLAGLRDRLHHRIEAELEEVALNGHPVQRLPNNLNLSFAYVEGESLMMALNGVAVSSGSACTSASQEPSHVLKAMGVSDDLIHTSLRFGLGRFNTREEVDQVSEKVIASVRKLREISPLYEASRRRGGRSHAGASR
- a CDS encoding Rrf2 family transcriptional regulator; the protein is MIRLSKKADYSLMALKHILAKEDQPSSAREIAQAYGIPFEVLAKLLQKLARKGFLVSQHGTKGGYSPGRSSGSLTVLDVLEAIEGPLALLDCSNPRKGPCDQEKSCSVRRPLARVEQKVLDLLGKTTLREI